In Bacillus sp. SB49, a single window of DNA contains:
- a CDS encoding dynamin family protein, with protein sequence MTTMTDSKLDQLMHVYDYLSQEGDAASAVKLLDLIEKVKEEETIIGFAGHFSAGKSTLINRLLGHELLPSSPIPTSANIVRLKTGSEKTIVFFDQEDPVCYEEKISMDMVKDLCRDGDAVKELTIQRPKGGLPSHVSVVDTPGVDSTNDADRLITEASLHKMDYMYYVMDYNHVQSEVNLQFLDEMQRRKKPFSLVINQIDKHKEEELTFESYKRSIEAALKTWGIHPEAVFYTTMRDSSHPESDWAELSQHFRALFDLGPSKGSHQAVKEAEMIMEESVRTYKEERSSFLADLKERKQTLLDQVENSPVDEGIFHETEDLLNRGMETFEERILNFLPNAYLMPSSLREYAEAFLEALQLNFKVGLLFSGKKTEEERKRREETFYEKLNASIQENLQWPLRERMLSIIDTQGLRAPELVSQVQDMDFQYPKERLRSLVESGASVTGAYVLLYTDQIAKDIRQEMKTYVGAWKREWEAALKRQQQEWKDKHEEAFAAYEEIQHINQTIRSQEAEIESYENSLRSHFTGSITSSVEAKVEKDLENRRKRIKGETAGVRITRKSRQETEAGEDFSDQDRTSSSSMMHATLERVDRTINAIAPLDGLQSLREQLQRKRERLKNRSFTIALFGAFSAGKSSFANALLGESVLPVSPNPTTATINKISPPSIEKPDRTLDVYVKNEKEMMEDLADIRRRMGLQRETLDLLYEEVKQKGTQSDLLDQKQLSFLEAFMEGYHEMREYLGTRMEAPFDEFTSFVADEKKSCFIESMELFYDCAWTKAGITLVDTPGADSVNARHTDVSFKYIKDADAVLFVTYYNHPFSQADQSFLTQLGRVKDSFAMDKMFFLLNAADLAASEEELQQVEMYMKEQLLGFQIRKPRLYSVSSLLALKEKQQKEHLSSGMEAFEAKFRSFLNEELASVLIQSMEADVSTAKQMVEAFISTSRMNEGQRKEEKRLLERQKASALALFHKEEPVGAKEAVRNKVAKQLHYVQERMLLNYNDFFKQFFNPAVINGRGQDMREQALEAYRKHAEAVKFELNQELKAVCLRMEQTLRELTASHMMKVNQDLKQVKESIHLEQPEWPDVPIPAIHADLHIDPQAEKESKKAVKSTRAFFERNEKEALRDTLLSYIRDALSDSIGGQSGIVTRHYQEQWDQLFMQFQSEWMHQTQDSFDRLLYPLENPIDVAHLEAVYKQLK encoded by the coding sequence ATGACAACGATGACGGATTCTAAATTAGACCAACTAATGCATGTGTACGACTATTTATCTCAGGAAGGGGATGCAGCCTCTGCTGTCAAACTCTTGGACTTGATAGAAAAGGTGAAGGAAGAGGAAACAATAATCGGCTTTGCCGGCCATTTTTCAGCCGGTAAATCAACGCTGATCAACCGCCTTCTCGGCCATGAACTGCTCCCTTCCAGTCCCATCCCCACCAGTGCAAACATTGTCCGGTTAAAAACGGGGTCAGAAAAGACAATTGTATTTTTTGATCAGGAAGATCCTGTATGTTATGAAGAAAAAATTTCTATGGATATGGTAAAGGATTTATGCAGAGATGGAGATGCGGTGAAGGAACTGACGATTCAGAGGCCGAAAGGAGGACTGCCCTCCCATGTATCTGTTGTTGATACACCAGGAGTGGACTCTACTAATGATGCCGATCGACTGATCACGGAAGCCTCTTTGCATAAAATGGATTACATGTACTACGTGATGGATTACAACCACGTCCAGTCTGAAGTTAATCTGCAGTTTCTTGACGAAATGCAGCGTAGAAAGAAACCCTTTTCTCTCGTCATTAATCAGATCGATAAACACAAAGAAGAAGAGTTGACGTTCGAATCTTACAAACGGAGCATCGAGGCAGCCCTGAAAACATGGGGGATTCATCCGGAAGCTGTTTTTTATACGACAATGCGGGATTCGTCCCATCCGGAGAGTGATTGGGCAGAACTATCTCAACATTTCCGTGCCCTTTTTGACCTCGGTCCTTCCAAAGGTTCTCATCAGGCCGTGAAGGAAGCCGAAATGATCATGGAGGAAAGCGTTCGTACATATAAGGAAGAACGTTCCTCCTTCCTCGCAGATCTAAAAGAGCGGAAGCAGACGCTGTTGGATCAAGTGGAAAACAGCCCTGTGGACGAAGGTATCTTCCATGAGACAGAAGACCTTCTAAACAGAGGAATGGAAACATTTGAGGAACGTATCTTGAACTTCCTTCCTAATGCGTATTTAATGCCCAGTTCTCTTCGGGAATACGCAGAAGCTTTTCTCGAGGCACTGCAGCTGAACTTTAAAGTAGGCCTTCTTTTCTCCGGAAAGAAAACGGAGGAGGAACGAAAAAGAAGGGAAGAAACATTTTATGAAAAATTGAACGCATCCATTCAAGAGAATCTGCAATGGCCTCTGCGGGAACGGATGCTGTCGATCATCGATACACAAGGCCTGCGTGCACCAGAATTGGTGAGTCAGGTACAGGATATGGATTTCCAATATCCTAAGGAGCGACTTCGTTCTTTAGTGGAAAGCGGTGCATCCGTTACCGGCGCATATGTGCTGCTTTATACAGATCAAATCGCTAAAGATATCCGACAGGAAATGAAAACTTATGTCGGTGCATGGAAAAGGGAATGGGAGGCAGCACTTAAGAGGCAGCAGCAGGAATGGAAAGACAAACACGAAGAAGCGTTTGCCGCTTATGAAGAAATTCAGCACATTAATCAAACAATACGTTCGCAGGAAGCGGAAATCGAGTCCTATGAAAACAGCCTTCGATCCCATTTCACGGGAAGTATCACATCCAGTGTAGAAGCGAAGGTGGAAAAGGATTTAGAGAACAGAAGGAAGCGGATAAAAGGTGAAACTGCGGGAGTGAGGATCACGCGGAAGAGTCGACAGGAAACAGAAGCTGGGGAGGATTTTTCCGATCAGGATCGCACATCTTCCTCCAGTATGATGCATGCAACGCTAGAACGAGTCGACCGGACGATTAATGCCATTGCACCGCTCGATGGACTCCAAAGTCTCCGTGAACAACTGCAAAGGAAGCGGGAAAGACTCAAGAACCGATCCTTTACCATCGCTTTATTCGGCGCATTCAGTGCAGGGAAATCGTCTTTTGCCAATGCGCTGCTTGGTGAATCGGTCCTGCCTGTATCGCCGAATCCAACAACGGCAACGATTAATAAGATTTCCCCACCGTCTATAGAAAAACCTGATCGGACGCTTGATGTGTACGTTAAAAATGAAAAAGAGATGATGGAAGACCTTGCGGATATCAGGAGACGGATGGGGCTTCAGAGAGAGACACTCGATCTTCTATATGAGGAAGTAAAGCAGAAAGGGACGCAGAGCGATCTTTTGGACCAGAAGCAGCTTTCTTTCCTGGAGGCATTCATGGAAGGCTACCATGAAATGAGGGAATATTTGGGGACACGCATGGAAGCTCCCTTTGACGAGTTTACAAGTTTCGTAGCAGATGAAAAGAAGTCCTGCTTCATTGAATCCATGGAATTGTTTTATGATTGTGCTTGGACAAAGGCGGGAATCACGCTTGTTGATACGCCCGGCGCAGACTCCGTAAATGCAAGGCACACAGATGTTAGTTTTAAATACATTAAGGATGCAGATGCTGTTTTGTTCGTTACTTATTATAACCACCCATTCTCTCAAGCGGATCAATCCTTTTTGACGCAGCTCGGCAGGGTGAAGGACAGTTTTGCCATGGATAAGATGTTCTTCCTTCTGAATGCGGCAGATTTAGCAGCGTCCGAGGAGGAACTTCAGCAGGTCGAGATGTATATGAAAGAGCAGCTGCTTGGTTTCCAAATCCGTAAACCGCGGCTCTATTCCGTCTCAAGCCTGCTCGCCTTGAAAGAAAAGCAACAGAAGGAACATTTGTCATCTGGAATGGAAGCTTTTGAAGCAAAGTTTCGAAGCTTCCTGAATGAAGAGCTTGCTTCCGTTTTGATTCAATCGATGGAAGCGGATGTTTCAACAGCTAAGCAGATGGTCGAGGCGTTTATATCAACGAGCCGGATGAATGAAGGACAAAGGAAAGAAGAGAAACGGTTGTTGGAAAGACAAAAGGCTTCTGCGCTGGCTCTGTTCCATAAGGAGGAGCCGGTTGGAGCGAAAGAGGCGGTTCGTAATAAAGTGGCGAAGCAACTGCATTATGTCCAGGAGCGGATGCTGCTTAATTACAACGATTTCTTTAAACAGTTTTTCAATCCTGCCGTAATCAACGGCCGGGGGCAGGATATGAGAGAACAGGCTTTAGAAGCATACCGCAAACATGCAGAAGCGGTGAAATTTGAATTGAATCAGGAACTGAAAGCTGTATGTCTACGGATGGAACAGACACTCAGGGAGTTAACTGCCAGCCACATGATGAAGGTTAATCAGGATCTTAAACAGGTCAAAGAAAGTATCCACTTAGAACAGCCGGAATGGCCGGATGTTCCTATCCCAGCCATTCATGCCGACCTTCACATCGATCCGCAAGCCGAGAAAGAATCGAAAAAAGCAGTCAAGAGCACGAGAGCCTTCTTCGAACGTAATGAAAAAGAAGCACTGAGGGACACGCTTCTCTCCTATATTAGAGATGCATTAAGCGATTCGATCGGTGGCCAAAGCGGCATTGTAACAAGGCATTACCAAGAGCAGTGGGACCAATTGTTTATGCAATTCCAGAGCGAGTGGATGCATCAGACGCAGGATAGTTTTGACCGACTGTTGTACCCGTTGGAAAACCCTATTGATGTAGCCCATCTCGAAGCAGTTTATAAGCAATTAAAATAA
- a CDS encoding cold-shock protein — MAFGKKNQAEIKEEDTKIWVCTSDDCNCWMRDNFRTNDDKKCPMCGSPMEEENKVLQVVENNSLYYKSQS; from the coding sequence ATGGCTTTCGGTAAAAAAAACCAGGCTGAAATCAAAGAAGAAGATACAAAAATCTGGGTGTGTACATCCGATGATTGTAACTGTTGGATGAGAGATAACTTTAGAACGAATGATGATAAGAAGTGTCCTATGTGCGGCAGCCCGATGGAGGAAGAAAACAAAGTCCTTCAGGTTGTGGAAAATAACAGTCTCTACTATAAATCCCAATCATAA
- a CDS encoding ABC-F family ATP-binding cassette domain-containing protein, whose protein sequence is MLNVNNVSLRFGDQKLFEDVNIKFTPGNCYGLIGANGAGKSTFLKILSGEIEPQTGEVSLKKDQRLAVLKQNHFEYDDYAVLETVIMGHARLYEVMKEKDAIYMKGDFTEEDGMRAAELEGEFAEMNGWEADSDAARLLKGLGIDEDLHEKKMSELEGSDKVKVLLAQALFGNPDVLLLDEPTNHLDIKAIQWLEDFLIGFENTVIVVSHDRHFLNNVCTHIADLDFGKIQIYVGNYDFWYESSQLALKMAQEQNKKKEEKINDLKEFIARFSANASKSKQATSRKKLLEKITLDDIQPSSRKYPYIAFQADREIGNDLLTVENLTKTIDGVKVLDGISFTLNKDDKVAFVGSNEVAKTTLFQILTGEMEPDEGTYKWGITTSQSYFPKDNSEFFEGSELSLVEWLRQYSPEDETETFLRGFLGRMLFSGEEALKKAKVLSGGEKVRCMLSKMMLSGSNVLLLDEPTNHLDLESITALNKGLINFKGSILFASHDHEFIQTIANRIIEVAPNGIVDKEMSYDEFLEDAEVQKQVKKMYA, encoded by the coding sequence ATGCTGAATGTAAACAATGTGAGTCTTCGTTTCGGAGATCAAAAGCTGTTCGAAGATGTCAATATAAAGTTCACGCCTGGTAACTGTTATGGACTTATCGGTGCGAATGGTGCAGGAAAATCGACGTTTCTGAAAATTTTGAGCGGGGAGATCGAACCGCAGACGGGAGAAGTATCGCTGAAGAAAGATCAGCGCCTTGCTGTCTTGAAGCAGAACCATTTCGAATATGACGATTACGCCGTACTCGAAACCGTTATTATGGGACATGCCCGTTTGTATGAAGTGATGAAAGAGAAAGATGCCATTTATATGAAGGGCGACTTCACCGAAGAAGACGGTATGCGTGCAGCGGAACTCGAAGGAGAATTCGCTGAAATGAATGGTTGGGAAGCGGATTCTGATGCTGCCCGCCTTCTCAAGGGGCTTGGGATCGATGAAGATCTTCATGAGAAGAAGATGAGTGAGCTGGAGGGCTCTGATAAAGTGAAAGTGCTTCTTGCACAAGCTCTTTTTGGAAATCCGGATGTCCTTCTTCTGGATGAGCCTACCAACCACCTGGACATTAAAGCGATTCAATGGCTGGAAGATTTCCTCATCGGTTTTGAAAATACGGTCATTGTCGTATCCCACGACCGCCACTTCCTGAACAATGTTTGTACACACATTGCAGACCTTGATTTCGGTAAGATCCAGATTTATGTAGGCAACTATGATTTCTGGTATGAATCCAGCCAGCTGGCTCTCAAAATGGCTCAGGAACAAAACAAGAAGAAGGAAGAAAAGATTAACGATTTGAAGGAATTTATCGCTCGTTTCAGTGCGAACGCTTCTAAATCGAAGCAAGCGACGTCCAGGAAGAAGCTGCTGGAGAAAATTACATTGGATGATATTCAGCCTTCTTCAAGGAAATATCCTTACATCGCTTTCCAAGCGGATAGGGAAATCGGGAATGACTTGTTGACGGTAGAAAACCTTACAAAAACTATAGACGGCGTCAAAGTGCTGGACGGGATCAGCTTCACTTTGAACAAAGATGATAAAGTTGCCTTCGTCGGTTCCAATGAAGTGGCGAAAACGACGTTGTTCCAAATTCTGACGGGTGAAATGGAACCGGATGAAGGAACCTATAAGTGGGGGATCACAACTTCACAAAGCTATTTCCCTAAGGATAACTCTGAATTCTTTGAAGGCTCGGAGCTCAGCCTTGTTGAATGGCTGCGCCAGTATTCGCCAGAGGATGAAACAGAAACATTCCTGCGTGGTTTCCTCGGTAGGATGCTGTTTTCTGGAGAAGAAGCGTTGAAAAAGGCGAAAGTCTTGTCCGGGGGAGAGAAAGTACGTTGTATGCTTTCCAAAATGATGCTTTCCGGTTCGAACGTTCTCCTGTTGGATGAACCGACCAACCACCTTGATTTGGAATCTATTACAGCGTTGAACAAAGGGTTGATTAACTTTAAAGGTTCCATCCTTTTCGCTTCCCATGACCATGAGTTCATTCAGACGATTGCCAACCGCATTATCGAAGTGGCTCCTAACGGTATTGTAGACAAAGAGATGAGCTATGATGAGTTTCTGGAAGATGCGGAAGTTCAAAAGCAAGTTAAAAAAATGTACGCTTAA
- a CDS encoding cold-shock protein yields MKTGTVKWFNAEKGFGFIEVEGEDDVFVHFSAINEEGFKSLEEGQAVEFEVTEGNRGPQAANVTKI; encoded by the coding sequence ATGAAAACAGGTACAGTTAAGTGGTTCAACGCGGAAAAAGGTTTCGGTTTCATCGAAGTTGAGGGCGAAGACGATGTATTCGTACACTTCAGCGCGATCAACGAAGAAGGCTTCAAATCTCTTGAAGAAGGTCAAGCTGTAGAGTTTGAAGTTACAGAAGGAAACCGCGGGCCACAGGCTGCAAACGTAACAAAAATATAA
- a CDS encoding superoxide dismutase family protein — translation MYPYSHPYQGQGMYRQTYASETAQASLLASPLAPDLKGAVQFYQMPYGVEVFVQVEGLPAFQASKNGAQIGPHGFHIHEKGVCEIGDGKEPFASAGGHWNPDNEPHGNHAGDFPVLFSNEGRARMIFFTDRFRVEDVIGKAIIIHQGPDDYQSQPSGNAGKRIACGIIERME, via the coding sequence ATGTATCCATATTCCCATCCTTATCAGGGACAAGGCATGTATCGTCAGACGTATGCATCTGAAACGGCACAGGCGTCCCTGCTTGCAAGTCCACTTGCTCCGGACTTAAAAGGGGCGGTTCAATTCTATCAGATGCCTTACGGCGTGGAAGTTTTTGTTCAAGTAGAAGGACTGCCGGCTTTCCAGGCGTCGAAGAACGGAGCACAAATCGGCCCGCACGGGTTCCACATCCATGAAAAAGGTGTTTGTGAGATCGGAGATGGCAAAGAACCTTTTGCATCTGCGGGAGGCCACTGGAATCCGGACAATGAGCCTCATGGAAACCACGCAGGTGATTTTCCAGTTCTGTTTTCCAATGAAGGCAGAGCGAGAATGATTTTCTTTACCGATCGTTTTCGAGTAGAGGATGTGATCGGTAAGGCGATCATCATCCATCAAGGTCCCGACGATTACCAATCGCAGCCGAGTGGAAACGCGGGAAAGAGAATTGCTTGTGGAATTATAGAAAGAATGGAATAA